Proteins from a genomic interval of Clostridium sp. 'deep sea':
- a CDS encoding ABC transporter ATP-binding protein: protein MIKVNNLSKVYKLSKKQMAKLKTKDPKKIAVNGISFEARENEIFGLLGPNGAGKTTTLRCISTLIKASSGEITVQGYDVKNQSQEVRRKIAFLTNELKLDVNFTPEYTMMYFGSLYGLSKEEIETRTKMLFEHFGINDFSDTKIAKLSTGMKQKLSIAVSLVHDPDVVIFDEPTNGLDIITARAVTDYLQKLKAEGKVVIISTHIMNVASKLCDRFAILLGGNIRIVGTLQEILKETNTDDLEDAFFKLYSESVRGVR, encoded by the coding sequence ATGATTAAAGTCAATAATTTAAGCAAGGTTTATAAGCTTAGTAAAAAGCAAATGGCCAAGCTAAAGACAAAAGACCCCAAAAAAATTGCTGTAAATGGCATTAGTTTTGAGGCTCGAGAGAATGAGATTTTTGGTTTGTTAGGTCCTAATGGAGCAGGTAAAACAACAACTTTAAGATGTATTTCAACCTTAATTAAAGCAAGCTCAGGAGAAATCACAGTTCAAGGTTATGATGTAAAAAATCAATCACAAGAGGTAAGAAGAAAAATAGCCTTTTTAACCAATGAACTAAAGTTAGATGTTAACTTTACTCCAGAGTATACAATGATGTATTTTGGTAGTTTATATGGCTTAAGTAAAGAGGAAATAGAGACAAGAACTAAAATGTTATTTGAACATTTTGGAATTAATGATTTTAGTGATACCAAAATCGCTAAGCTTTCTACGGGTATGAAACAAAAGCTATCTATTGCAGTTAGTCTAGTTCATGATCCTGATGTAGTTATTTTTGATGAGCCGACTAATGGCCTAGACATTATTACAGCTAGAGCAGTTACAGATTATTTACAAAAGCTCAAAGCTGAAGGTAAGGTAGTAATTATTTCAACCCATATCATGAATGTTGCTTCTAAGCTATGTGATAGATTTGCCATTTTATTAGGTGGTAATATTCGTATTGTTGGCACGTTACAAGAAATACTTAAAGAAACAAATACAGATGATTTGGAAGATGCGTTTTTTAAGCTGTATTCTGAGAGCGTTAGGGGGGTAAGATAA
- a CDS encoding ABC transporter permease subunit, translating to MKSNLWIVIKKELKRVFDDRRLVFTTFILPAISIALIYSIMGNMIGKMNNDIEEHIPSVYVQNAPASFTSLLNEDMFSDKMTLTIVPGDDSLEGIKQNIQNGVADLLVVFEDNFEQNVSNYKVEKQVPEIKTFYNSSEEYSRTARYNLFGSVFGTYENRIVGDRLGNMKYVNAFDVDRNREESVIVDEQKATGKGLGTLLPMLITIFLFAGGMGIGMDIIAGEKERGTMATLLVTPVKRETIALGKIIGLSIVSFLSAISSFIGVLVSLPFSSVMFGGAKGGINLAALNFSGSQYLQLVLLMLTMVGVFVGLISLTSIISKNVKEAGTYIVPVYMLVMVASFMNMFSTGTAVMSQYAVPIYGSVVAIKSLLSFELTWLAFGVVCAVNIVFTAVLVWAIRKMFNSEKIMFGV from the coding sequence ATGAAAAGTAATTTATGGATTGTTATAAAAAAAGAACTCAAAAGAGTTTTTGATGATAGGAGATTAGTTTTTACTACCTTTATTTTACCTGCTATTAGTATAGCTCTTATTTACTCTATTATGGGTAATATGATAGGCAAAATGAATAATGATATTGAAGAACACATACCTAGTGTATATGTTCAAAATGCACCAGCTAGTTTTACTAGCTTACTAAATGAAGATATGTTTAGTGATAAAATGACCTTAACAATAGTTCCGGGAGATGACTCTCTTGAGGGCATTAAGCAGAATATCCAAAATGGAGTAGCGGATTTATTAGTAGTTTTTGAGGATAATTTTGAGCAAAATGTTAGCAACTATAAAGTCGAAAAACAGGTTCCAGAAATTAAGACCTTTTACAATTCAAGTGAAGAATATTCACGTACTGCTCGTTATAATCTCTTTGGTTCTGTGTTTGGTACTTATGAAAACAGAATTGTTGGCGATCGGTTAGGTAATATGAAATATGTTAATGCTTTTGATGTAGATCGCAATCGTGAAGAGTCTGTAATAGTTGATGAGCAAAAAGCTACAGGTAAAGGTTTAGGTACTTTATTGCCAATGTTAATTACTATTTTCCTTTTTGCTGGAGGTATGGGTATTGGCATGGATATCATTGCAGGAGAAAAAGAACGAGGAACAATGGCAACATTGTTGGTTACTCCTGTAAAGCGTGAAACAATTGCTTTAGGTAAAATAATAGGATTAAGCATAGTTTCTTTTTTAAGTGCAATATCATCATTTATTGGAGTACTGGTTTCTTTGCCATTTTCATCAGTAATGTTTGGTGGAGCTAAAGGTGGTATAAATTTAGCAGCCTTGAATTTTTCTGGTTCTCAGTATTTACAGTTAGTTTTACTAATGCTTACTATGGTGGGTGTATTTGTGGGTTTAATATCACTAACCTCTATTATATCTAAAAATGTTAAAGAGGCTGGTACCTATATTGTTCCTGTATATATGTTAGTAATGGTGGCATCGTTTATGAATATGTTTAGTACAGGTACAGCTGTGATGTCGCAGTATGCAGTACCCATTTATGGAAGTGTAGTAGCAATTAAATCATTATTGAGTTTTGAACTAACTTGGTTAGCTTTTGGAGTAGTATGTGCAGTTAATATTGTATTTACAGCTGTTTTAGTATGGGCTATACGAAAGATGTTTAATAGTGAAAAGATAATGTTTGGAGTTTAA